caatattttgagatactagtaggctgtacagagacagaagcaggtgagacaaagatgcaaaatggataccatcattgaggactacttcagacgtggattcacaaatcatgaaatattggaacttttagaggaatcacacaatatcaaaataagcctccggatcttggacgaggctgaagttagcttcttattcgccagtgtcttattcagatttccattccaccttaaatgctggctgaacattcatgcggccgcctgtagatggcgcattttaacagtaaaaaacagcatgtaagcaaagtgctgtgcaaacgctctgaataaaggggagaacacaatgcgagggacagagtttaactctgagtgaaatataatgtaaataaaattaaatatgaattaaaacgttattgctctcacttttggcctaattcccaggtcattatctacaggtggccgcatgtatattcagccagcatttaaggtatctcaaaatattgacttagtatctcaaaatattgacttagtatctcaaaatattgagatagtatctcaaaatattgacttagtatctcaaaatattgacttagtatctcaaaatattgagatagtatctcaaaatattgacttagtatctcaaaatattgagatagtatctcaaaatattgagatagcaatttacttaaaataataaaaaaaaattgctggagtatttttattttttaggtggcgggaatgggcttccatactatGGTTATATACCCCTGTGTTGGCCAAATAAAAGTGGTGCACTACTTAGGGACCCTAGGAAGTGAACTACATTCACTTTAACACTCACTTCAATAGTCTCCTCCCCTCTACTGAGCCGTGGAGAGTCTGggacatgcagaacaggcaatttattcttctttaatcttctcaaatgccaagttcacagggtcataataaaaaaaactgtacagtaatatttttagctctttaggctaatcacagtctaataggtatattttcataatgtggtgtctgattcaacagactatttgagaatctggatttagggcatctggaaacatgcagaacaggcaatttattcttctttaatcttctcaaatgccaagttcagaggctcattataaaaaaaaaactgtacagtaatattttttgttatttaggctattcacagtttaataggtatattttcataatgtggtgtctgattcaataGACTATTCGAGAATCTgaatttagggcatctggaaacatgcagaacaggcaatttattcttctttaatcttctcaaataccaagttcagaggctcattataaaaaaactgtacagtaatatttttagttatttaggctattcacagtttaataggtatattttcataatgtggtgtctgattcaacagactatttgagaatctggatttagggcatctggaaatatgcagaacaggcaatttattcttctttaatcttctcaaatgccaagttcagaggctcattataaaaaaaaaactgtacagtaatattttttgttatttaggctattcacagtttaataggtatattttcataatatgGTGTCTGATTCAATAGACTATtcgagaatctggatttagggcatctggaaacatgcagaacaggcaatttattcttctttaatcttctcaaatgccaagttcagaggctcattataaaaaaactgtacagtaatatttttagttatttaggctattcacagtttaataggtatattttcatgatgtggtgtctgattcaacagactatttgagaatctggatttagggcatctggaaatatgcagaacaggcaatttattcttctttaatcttctcaaatgccaagttcagaggctcataataaaaaaaaaaactgtacattaaatgttaagttctttaggctattcacagtatactagttatattttcataatgtggtgtctgattcaacagactatttgataatctggagttcgggcaactggaaatacccagaacaggcaatgtattctcagtgtaatatgccctaaatgccaaactcgttttgctcggctcaaccctgctctctactggcgaataattggtacttcgactttttaaggtggaccggaaaatccgaataagacactggcgaataagacgccaacttcagcctcgtggtgcgatttatttatttatgtatttatttatttcccaatgtattcatttctgtttttccttgtccttatatgataatgaaggggtgTGGTTTTCACGTGAAGGCTTGGCAATCAAgcccagtgagagagagaggagcttatataaaaaaaaggagctttatttttataataattataattattcttaatcgttttaatcaccatattacttttattgggTGATTTACTTAAGCTTTTAttgatatatgtatttattttttatttgggcagttttggtcctccatagcagGTTTTGCAGTAAAATATGTATGTTTGATGGTGTTTTGCAGATCTGTTGGACGTACTCCAGTAAAAGCTTCATGTCTGGAATATTCCaggtttatctgatgttataatGGCGGCTTTCACACCTTTGCTGCTGCTCCTCATGGTGTTCATCGTTTCTGCTGTTCAGAAAGGTAAGGCATATCTGTCCCACGAATTTTGCCATTTCCTATAGAAGCTAGTTAAAGAgcactgcactgatctgtggaacatgtgtgtatgtgaaagtccacacctgtatatgttgtaagTTGTATAAGGTGTTGTATAACGTGTAAGTTGGTCAGTGTGATCAtggtaaggccaggtgaattctgggagtatgagcaaggcctgatagtgggtgcatgCATTATGAAtgtgtggtaaagctcttactttcactattaaccatatcatatcatatctctGAGTTCGAGTTCTAGTTCTGAGTTTTTCCACCATTTAATTTCACCATTATTCAAGATAttttttcccaccacattccttccTGGAAGATGATGTTCCCACACTGTCCTTCCACTGTTTTATAATAAAGCGTTAGACAGTTCTTAATGCATTTTTAGTCGATTTTCGTTTCAGTAATGTCTTTAGATGTCTTTTCTGCATTATTGATGCAGGATGAGTCTGATTTTCCAAATGGTTGTTTAATTAactaatgagaagctactccctgcatcagttagggttaaatttaaacTTGTTGCAGCTGAAACAtattaatcacccatgcagtaattattatccaatgggaggaTCTTACCTACTAGCTTAGTTAAATACGGGTGGTGACCTTTTTGTGGTCAGTCTGACATCATTCACACTTTTAACCACTTCCAAGATTtaagtttttaaaagaaaatgaataaaataatatatataaatatatttatatttatcaaaCATAAAACCAACTTATATCACTAATAAGTGATAAATAATACCTCCTGCTAGTTTACTGGACATTTTTAACATGCACgttaatctgtgtgggttgtacCCTCTAAATCTTCCTACCACCATTCCATCAATCCCATTTCCACATCCCAGATTGCCAGGTATAACACAACATCATGCAAACAGTGGAAAATCTGGAAcgagtaatcactgagcttcgctaaggttgctaaccacagctgggtaATTAATCGCCACCAGTAGTGTAGTAGAAACGGGTATTTTGGACAATAAAATGCACTGATCAGCTACAAAGTAagtcactgtgtgtcaatctggcaacccacatgaGCTTGGACTTCTTaaaccattatttttttaaacagtttatttatttatttttttagaatattaCGAACAGTAAGTCTGTTTTTAAAAGTcacaaaaatgaatgaaattagcTTGTTGTTGCAAATATTTTGTATTCAGAGTTATTGTCACACAGTGTCATCTCAAACATTTGGTAGAGATGATGTATATTTTATAAACTGTGGGATCTTTGGGATTTCCAGGTGATGTAAAACATGAGAAATGAAGATTTATCAGGATTTTTGGATTTTAATCTGGATTGTTGATTTTTTTCTAATCTGGTTTATTATATTCCCACAGAAATTCACTTTTATCACATCAGCACTGTTCACTACAGCCCTTTCCACACTACCTCCCCCGAGCTCCCGGATACTGTCCGGCCGGATGATGAGAATCTGGATTCAGAAGAGACCCAAGAACTTTTCATCCACCTTCTGGAGATCATATAtaacagtgagtgatgaattcagtcatatttatataaaaaagcccGTATagagcctatatatatatatatatatatatatatatatatatatatatatatatatatatatatatatatatatatatatataaatatacatccaTCCTATTGTCCAAAATGACAAGTGGGCAgcaatatttacattttgtttaaatatcAAATACTTAATTATGTTACTTTAGtataaatgtaggttatctacactttactggaataattgttttcacattttcacacaattatctgaactttctactccttacattttaataaaaacagtctcgtcactcctatttcatttcagctgggtagtgcactataggattctgtgggcgtggcctaagcttttgttcttaattgctttatttgtctccttacattacttttacttttatactttaagtagtttttaaaccagtacctttttttaaaggtcaccttccgtcgttttttctttcattttaaaatgtctagttgtggtctctagtatgaatgaatgacatgtgagccgtttttgtaaaaaaaaagtgctcaggtgtctctgtatagctcttttttaatggactgttttaggggtgtgtccaaaatgaccggattccagctttgctcatgaatattcatacatgcaaacagcatgcaaatatctctcctctgattggctaggagcactgcgacgcccctccaccgctctgccgctcactgcctcccacctcctaactgatgagcggtgatgttgcgtcgcttcagctccgcctctgggagtttctcgagccaaggtgggctggtctgtgagtttctgcctacgtaggcagaaagataattcaaaattcacccgtttttcggagggggggaggggggatttctttgcttagctcctgcagacaatgggggctgcaaaacagtttaaagtgcaggtgtacacattcaactcggagagacctactgtattccacaaaaaacaagaaaaatcggattttcgcggaaggtgacctttaaatacttttacttaaagagtaaaaagcttgagttgatatttctttaacttctacagaagtattttaaaccctgtaatgaatggagatacttttgaTATTGAGAGTTATATGTTATGAATATGTTGAATTATTGGCATCTGGAgaaaatagtttttattattgCAACATATAcagcagaacaacaaaatattgttataaatctttaaaaaaaaaagtaattttttttctatgtttctaATCCTTTTTAAATGCCATTTTTAATGTACTTTGTACCTGATTACAAACTTTatttcttgattgattgattatttcaatttgaaaaatgtaaaagttgACCTCGCCtgatggcctaagcttttgtccttaatggcctTAATCCCTAATTTTTTCtcctttcattacttttacttttatactttaagtagttttgaaagcagtacttttttaaacacttttacttaaagagtgaaaagcttgagttgatatttctacaacttctacagaagtattttattaaaccccagtatctgtgttttatcaagtctaaagtctaaagcagttttgttttcccgcaaaatctaacagcacttcatgcttttatggagatgcggatttcattgtccagcaggacttggcacactgcccacactgccaaaactgatttttagttttttttcatcaacaataaaattaataaactcctaaaaatagatcactctatgtttaatacatctatataatatatagtttcacattttaacagaACTTGCACCTGTATACATCTACCTGattaatgaatggagatactggggttggacaatgaaactgaaacacctgtcatcattttagtgtgggaggtttcatggctaaattggagcagcctggtgatcaatcttcattaattgcacattattgcaccagtaagagcagagtgtgaaggttcaattagcagggtaagagcacagttctgctctaaatattgcaatgcacacaacattatgggcgacataccagagttcaaaagaggacaaattgttggtgcacatcttgctggagcatctgtgaccaagacagcaagtctttgtgatgcatcaagagccacggtatccagggtaatgtcagcacaccaccaagaaggaccaaccacatccaacaggattaactgtggacgctgtaagaggaagctgtctgaggggatgttcggatgctaaccaggattgtatgCAACCATAAACCCTTTGATAAAATTAAAGTGGACATgttttgatacatttttttgtgtgtgtttcaggtacTGAACATGCTGAGAGGAATATCTGTGAGATGGAGAGATTCTCCAGAGGAGCCGTGACCTTACCGAACTCTACATCTGACCACGGACTTACCGTCCTGTACCGGATAGCGACGGACGATACGGTTCAGTGTGTGGTGCTGAACAGTGATCTTCCTGTGGATGAAGAAGATTCACCCAGCCTCAGCCAGGTCAGCAGGGACTACCTGGTGCGGAGGTGCATGGAGAGGATCTTCAGGGGTTGTTATGAGGCGGCGACCGGTTCTGAAGATGATTTCTGGTTTAATTCAACCTTTAATAACATCAGTGACTGTGTGAATTCTCACCTGGTCAGAATCATCTTGACAGCAAAACCTCCAGCTGAAGAAGCCACCAGAGAAGACCTAAACGGtaatacaaaaatgtttttatcgTTAAATAAAACCTCTAACTGATCTTAAACTTAAACCAGAACATCAGAGAGATGTTTAGTGAAAGGAGGAGGTGTTGATGGTGGTGCGCTTATCGTTCTTTCAGATGTTCAGATGGATGAAGACCAGGGTGGAGAAGATTCGGATCAAGTCAAGAGTGAGTTCAGAACTGCCTCAATTTACTTTTCAGTTCATTTAAGGGTTGCTGGTTTGAATCATGCTgcttcttctccatcagcagccggagtctgagagagagagagagagtacagtaggtcacgCTGCttcttttccatcagcagccagagtctgagagagaaagagagagagagagggtacagTAGGCCATGCTGCttcttttccatcagcagccagagtctgagagagaaagagagagagagagggtacagTAGGCCATGCTGCttcttttccatcagcagccgaagtctgagagagagagagagagagagagagtacagtaggtcatgctgtttctccatcagcagctggagtctgagagagagagagagagagagagagagagtacagtaggtcatgctgtttctccatcagcagctggagtctgagaaagCATGATTAGTTCATGTTGTTTTAGGTTGTTGAGTGTAAAATTCTGTCATAGTATTCTATCCCCTCAGTCCACATGCTCCTCCCACTTTCAGTGAAGCtcctgtatctctcagcttgtttaACTACCCACTAATCATTTAATACtgttctgattatttttttatcgattgacactATAATGATATTTCATCCTGCTGTTCGctaaatgtataatgtattaaatatgtatttattatttacaggAAGGTTGGCTGCTTCTATGGATATTCCTCTAACTCTGGGTAATACTGTTTATACCATTATCATTAACTGCTGTATGGTTGATCATTAACAACATTAGATCAAATGTATTTTTGCAAAGAATTtcaattaaatgttaattaatacaatatatatatatatatatatatatatatatatatatatatatatatatatatacataatatatatttttttcattctctcATTCTTAGCTGGTGATGATTTTGATCAGAAGGGACTGACTCCAGCTGGACGTgagttgtttttattgtttttattaattactgGAAGATTTGCTGCTTCTATGGATATTCCTCTAACTCTGGGTAATAttgattattgtattattatcagCTGCTGTTCAGTTCAACATTACAACATCTCTGCCCTTGTCTTCACTGCTCCTATTTgcagcccctccccctcgttacctgttcctggtgtttcctgtttcctgtctactTCTGTGTGAATATagcctctgtgtttctgtgtttccttgTTGGTTCTTGTGCATTTTACGTCTGTTCAATTTGCTAATaagtcattatatatatatatatatatatatatatatatatatatatatatatatatatatatatatattccattctCTTCTTTTTAGCTGGTGATTATGAAGGTCAGAACAGACTGATTCCAGCTAGACGTGAGTTTATAAGATCATAACGAGAacaatcactaaacacaaactagGTACAACCTGATCTTTAAAATATTcatgattaaatatgtatttattcattacaGGAAGATTTGCTGCTTCTAAGGATATTCCTCTAACTCTGGGTAATATTGATTATCTCATTATTATCAGCTGCTGTACAGTTTAACATTCCCTAACTCCAATAATCAATATTAGTCTCATGTTCTCGTCCTGTTCCGTGTCCTCCCCTTCTGTCTCCATGTTTTTCTCGCCATGTGCTCTTTAGCACAtggctctctgtttttttttccttgtctCCGCCCTTGTCTTCAGTTCTTCCAATTGCtagctctgcccccttgttacctgtccctggtgtttcctgtttcctgtctactTCTGTGTGAATATAGCCTCTGTGTTTCCTTGTTGGTTCTTGTGCATTTTACGTCTGTTTAATTTGCTAATAagtcattataaatatatatatatatatatatatatatatatatatatatatatatatatatatatatatatatatatatatatatgtatatatattagggttgcaacggtatgagattttcacggtatgataaccgtctcggaaaataccgcggtatcacggttatcacggtatcacagtttgttacatatattattaaactgacccttaaagaaattacaacaaagttttttt
This genomic stretch from Astyanax mexicanus isolate ESR-SI-001 unplaced genomic scaffold, AstMex3_surface scaffold_31, whole genome shotgun sequence harbors:
- the LOC111190473 gene encoding uncharacterized protein LOC111190473, with the protein product MAAFTPLLLLLMVFIVSAVQKEIHFYHISTVHYSPFHTTSPELPDTVRPDDENLDSEETQELFIHLLEIIYNSTEHAERNICEMERFSRGAVTLPNSTSDHGLTVLYRIATDDTVQCVVLNSDLPVDEEDSPSLSQVSRDYLVRRCMERIFRGCYEAATGSEDDFWFNSTFNNISDCVNSHLVRIILTAKPPAEEATREDLNDVQMDEDQGGEDSDQVKRRLAASMDIPLTLAGDDFDQKGLTPAGPGDYEGQNRLIPARRRFAASKDIPLTLAGDYEGQNRLIPARRRFAASKDIPLTLAGDDGDDGDEGQNRQAAGLTPDRRRFAASMDIPLTLANVCGEDDEGQNRLTAGLSPAGRKLAASMDIPLTLAETAESFDQ